In Mytilus edulis chromosome 7, xbMytEdul2.2, whole genome shotgun sequence, a single genomic region encodes these proteins:
- the LOC139483375 gene encoding U7 snRNA-associated Sm-like protein LSm10 produces the protein MASNRQKFLIKNSLISLLKALEGKVTTVELRNEHTVTGTIDYVDGFMCVSMSNVCFKTLSGKMTNFEQFYIQGPNIRFVQIPDEIDMKKAIHWEVNEERIMRQRMQKAISDAVIKKRQKREKEITKKEEKEQKLLKEAVDKKDAPN, from the coding sequence ATGGCAAGCAATCGACAGAAATTTCTGATTAAAAATTCACTTATTTCTTTGTTAAAAGCGCTTGAAGGAAAAGTGACGACTGTTGAATTACGGAATGAACATACAGTCACAGGAACAATTGATTATGTTGACGGATTTATGTGTGTTTCGATGTCAAATGTTTGCTTCAAAACATTGTCAggaaaaatgacaaattttgagCAATTTTACATACAAGGACCGAATATAAGATTTGTACAGATACCagacgaaattgacatgaaaaagGCGATTCATTGGGAGGTAAATGAAGAAAGGATAATGCGGCAACGGATGCAGAAAGCAATAAGTGATGCAGTTATAAAAAAGAGacagaaaagagaaaaagaaataacgaaaaaagaagaaaaagaacagAAATTGCTGAAAGAAGCAGTCGATAAAAAAGATGCACCTAACTGA